From the Drosophila sechellia strain sech25 chromosome X, ASM438219v1, whole genome shotgun sequence genome, the window TAAGTGCACACGGCTATGCAAATACGTGTGTTTGCAAGTCGTTGTGTGCTTGGATACATTTTAGGTAATTGACGCTGACTTAGTGTGCGGCGCTCTGGAAAGTGAGCTCATCTTTGAAGCTCCGTCTTGGCCCTGTTAACAGATTGTTAGCCAACAAAGGGAAGGGgcatacataagtacatatgGTATACCTATACATATACCTATACTATTGGATCTATAGATATGATATTAATAACCCCATCGCACGTACGTTTATCTGCCAGTTGGCCACTGAACTGCGCTTATCTATCTTCAAAACAATCATAGCTATCTTTATTGTTCATCCTATGCATATAATACTCGATGAGTTATTATTTAAGGTCAACATCCAAGTTATACAATTCAAGGGCATTGACCCTTCTATTGGATAATCAAGTTAAGGTTGTCCACTAACTTCGAGCTATATTTattggaaattttccactacAGTTCGAATATTTGTTAAACATTGTGAAGATATTGCCTTTCTTCTTCGAAGAAAgaactttatttataaagagGTGGAAGAGTTTGTAATTCCACGTCCACATGGATCTTGTTGTTTATGCGCAACCACTAGAATTTCTGTGGCTTCCATTGAACTTCAGACGAGGCAGACGCGGCCAGGAACCGTAGACCGTATAATCGGAGGCCAAGAACTAGATCCATTTCAGTGGCGTTTCGCGTCATTGAATTTCGCTGGATAAGTTGTAATTATGTTGCTGCCCCGATCGATATACCTAGATGCACCCAACTCTCTACGCAGTTTTTCATGCTCCACAAGGCAATTTGTTGCCAATCGTTGCCATGGAACTatagggcagtcaaatctgcttaggtcaggctttaggatgtttacaagaacggctgcgctgccaaagataaacgaatgctgcgcagctgggatacattattgaaaattactagagtgcattactgatttctttgaaataatagaagtggctggtttgttcatatatatagtgacgtaaTATATATGAACATAAGAACTGTCAACACATacaaatgtgtatatatatgatCTTGTcgttatatatacatatgtatacgcagaagtgaaaataaaaataaaaagccagccataaataatgtttagaaaagataaaattcgTATAATTCCCAGACGATTTTCTCTCTCTGgctcttttatttttgaaaagtgaCGCACAACATTTGTGGATCACAAGAGCgaggctaaaaaaaaaataaggcaAATTAAGAATACGAACACCATTTGGAAAATGCATGAGATCCAAGATCAACAAATCGCTGATAGTTCAATCAACCTATGATATGCTGCTGCTGACAGTTAATTGTTTACCAAATagcaaataagaaaaaaaaaaaacaagatgTTGCTATCAGCAGGTCGCTTTTGGCCTGGGCTACAACTTTCAGCTTTCACTTTTCGTGTACCTTTTGTTTTAGCCAAAAACACAATGCTGCTCAAGTCGACGGACTGCGCACACCTGTTTGATTTCCTATTTTGTCGCTGTGTCGCCAAAAGCTTATTGCCATTTAATTGCCTAAAACCACCACGTCGCCGGAGAATGTGTGTCATCATCGGCACCTGTCATCCAGCTTTATGATCTTAGGGTTCCCAACTAGTGAACTAACGAAATCGCCCTGCGAATTTGCTTGAAACGCGATAAGGTTCTCGAAAGTGACTTACAGATAGTTCAGTATACATATATTAGCAAGTTATTACCAATATACATTGAGTCATTCATAGATATAGAGTCATTCATTCAGTTTGTTTGAAATATGACATAAACTTAAGTTAAGTTGAGTAAAATGGAGTACCTAATTGTTTGTGAGCTATGTTACTACAAGCACATTTCCAAATAATCCGAGGTACATATGTATCTTTGTAGAAAagtatctatgtatctatgCATTGGCATTCTTTGAATTCACCGCTTAATTAGCTGGAGAACAAGCCGCTATTCTGAGCACAGCCTTTCATTTTCTTGGCGTGCATTCAATTGAAGGTGACATCATGACATGCTCACTCCAGATTCAAAATCACGACCTTGAAGAGGCGCCTCTCAATTGGGTGACTATACATATATCGCAACTAATAATATAAGTTGCATAGACATCTGAAATATGCATTCAACTTTACCCCAAATAGACATTGAATTAAACTTACGATTTAATGCGACAGATGGCGCTTGAATCTTTAAACTATTCGCATGATTGCGCTTCCATTGCGACCTTGTACTTACACATTTACCCATCATTTTGTACTCACCAGGTGCTGGGCATCATCTGCATGGCCCTGGCAGCTCCTCCACTGGCCTCGGCCACCTCCTTCTTCATGTTCGTGATCGTCATCTCGTTCATCATCAACATTCTACTGATCGCCGCCTATTTCCTGGGCATTCGCGAGGCTCTCAACGTGGCCGTCAACTGGATATTCTCGGTGAGTGGGAAAAATGGCAATTAACTGCTCTGGATCATCATCGCTTTGTTTCGCCCAACAGGAGCTGATCACCACCGCTGTGCTGACGCTGCTGTACTTCATCGGATTCATTGTCCAGCTGGCCAGATGGTCGGATGCCACGGGCATGGGTTCCGGCTCGAATACCGCCGCCGGTGTCTTTGGACTCTTCAATTTCCTGGCCTATGCGGCGGGCACGTACTTCCTGTTCCTGGCCCACAGGTCCGGGGCCACCCACTAAGTGCAACCAACTCAGTGACTGGATCTTAGTCTAGAGTTATTTCTAATTGTTAACAGAATAAGTGCAGATCGAGTACTTGtaattttgcctttttttttttgtgtattgCCAacgtatttttgttttttgttgttaatttaTGCGAGAACGACGTATACAGCAAATCGACAATGGAAAGCGACATGGCTTTCTGTTCTtaatgttattttatttaaatggctAACTAACGTTTAAGTCTTAAATCCACCCGCACAAGACCATATCTACGACAAAAGAGTAGGGTGGGCAGCCCATATAATACATTAACTTTTATCATTTCAtgacttatatatatatatattatatattttttcgagACGAAATAATATACgtaaatgaattaaatttttttgtttttcacatATAGTTACATGTAACGACTAGCTTGTTGAGAGGATAATTAGATCCTAGTTAGATGTGGCCCACCCtaatccacacacacatatatatgcaccaaaaagcaaaacacgCGATGATGAAAACGAACAAAGATTTGAGTTCAatatattatttgtattttctcAACCACTGCGAAAGTGAACACAATCTGAAATGAGGGACCCCCATGTGGGGCCACctatcaaatcaaattattaatttaccaCTGGGCTCGTGGGAGCAAGTCCTCCTCGACGAAGAGGTGGACAGTGGGTTCGGTTGGTGCTACGCCATCGTGGTGTGACATTTGCTGGGGCtggggctgctgctgctgctgctggcgatCGAATGGGCCCACCACAAACGGCGGCACATTGGGGCTAAAAGTACTTCTTCATCTCGTCGTAAAGGGCGAGAACCAGAGCTCCGCCCGTGCCGCGAATTATGTTCGATAGGGCGCCCTTGAAAAAGGCTCCAATGCCCTCCTGCTTGGCAATCACCAGCCAGCAATGGGCTGTGTTCTTGTACACCATCTCGGACTTCTTCAGGCCAGACTGCATCATCATGCGGCGACGCACAGTATCGAAAGGATAGGATGCAATGCCGGCAACGGTAGTGACCACCTGGGCAATCGCCCAGCTCACGTAGAACGGTGTGCTCTTCGGGTTCGGCAAAAAGTCGCGGCAAGTGTCATAGAATCCGAAATATGCTGCTCGATAGATGACGATGCCCTGCACCGACACGATGAATCCACGGTACAGACCGATGGGTCCGTCACTCTTGATCACCTTCATCAGACAATCGATGAGGCCGTTGAACTCCCGATTGCCGCCCTTGCCCACATCGGCGGCCAAACTGTCGGCGGAAGATAGGAATAGGAATAGTAATAAATGgtttataacaaatataatCCAATGCAAgtaaatcaaattcaaatcaAATGGGAAAAGAGTTCATGTGGGTGAACAATGCAGTTGTAGAAGAAGCATATTAATCTATAAACTTACTTGGACTAGTAAGTATGTAAGGTTCGAATTGTATTCCTCAATTGCTCAAATTATCCAATTCTAATGATTTATGCATTTGAAAAAgtatatgtgcatatgtgtATAAATGAAGAGAGCTtttaaaaaccatttaaatCGAATATAGTTGTCTAACCCAAAATCAATTGAATGAGTATATAATGAGAGGTAGTTTGGAATTCCTATTAGTATTATCAAAGCAAATGATAACAGGGAAGCTCAACTTACCGGGTTCTGGCAAAGTCCAGTGGATAAACGAAGCACAGAGATGTGGCACCTGCCGCACCGCCAGAGGCCAAGTTTCCTGCAAAGTGGCGCCAGAACTGCTTGTGCTTGTCGACGCCACCGAGGAATACCTGTAGTATGATATGTTGTTTATATGAAATGATTATTATAAGGACTCTCCATATAACTAACCGATTTGTACACATCCTTGAAGGCAAAGTTAAGAGCTTGAGTTGGAAAGTATCGGATTACGTTGGCCAAGTTGCCGCGCCAGAACGACGAGAATCCCTGCTCCTTGGGAATGCGAACGAAGCAATCGACTATGCCCTTGTAGCGCTGATCAGCCGCTATCTGCTTGGAAACCTCCTGCACCTGCAGGATGAGCTTCACGCGCTCGATGGGAGCCACTGCGGTCTTGGCTATGGCAGCGGAAACGCCGCCCATCATGAAGTCCATGAGGAAGGACTTAAGGTCCCCCTTGCCATgaccaccgccaccgcctTCATCGCCCATGTTGGTTTACTGTTTGTTGATTTTAAAACGATTTAGTTTAGCTTCAAAGTTGGTTGGTAAAAAAggataaaaacaatttttaattttgatgTTACAACGTTGAGATCTGGACTGAGATTGGCTCACGAGATTGTGAGCCAGTCGGTCGAAATGACATCCGATGTATTTGTCGTGGCCTACTTTGATCGACAGTTTTAGAAGCGATGAACGTAcgtttttttcctcttttaagAACATAAATCAAAATGATAATTTAGCTTCGAACTGCCGAAGATGAAATTGAGTCGACCAATTGGTTGACTGCACACAAATGGTCTGTGTAAGTATgctaatatattttttgaattcCAAATACATATGCCTTGGGGTTCAAGTCGAAATATGAAAGATATACACAAATACGTGCGcagaaagaaaaacacaacATTGTACTCTTTTTatcaatttttatatatttttaaaccaacCGAAGTTGAGTTTGTTAGTTTGTCGTTTCGGAGGCGAAAGAATCTACAGGTCTTCGGTTCGATTCTCTGCATCCGATCGATAACACTGATTTGGCTGGGGAGATGTGGGGCGACCCAGCAACATGACGGGATCTATAGTATATAGCCTAACCCAAACTTAACAAATACTAATCAATATCGGCGCTATGTTCGTTCGTATTTCAGTGTAGTGGGTCTAGTCTCATGAGCTGAGTCGCATCCCCTCTCTGCCCCGAGCATTGTTGTTTGCTGTAGTATTGTTGTTCTATTGACGCTGGCCATCGTTCCGTAAATTAGTTCCcagtttttataaataatataatttcacAATTATATCAGGGGGAGGGAGGAAGGGTTCTTGCTGTTATTGCTTGCCGTTGTTCGTGGTAAGAGGTGTTGGTTGCAGATCAAACTTAGCTTTCgctgttgctattgctgttgttttagCCGTTCTCATTCAGTTATCTAATATAATTAGCTGGTAGTGTTTAGATTTacttcttttgttttgttttgttgttgtatgTTGTTGTATTTTGCTtgttttgaataatttaataatttaatttacaagaCCTTCTTGATCTCATCGTACAACACAAGCACGAAAGCGCCACCAGTTCCTCTGAGAATGTTGGAGAAGGCGCCCTTGAAGAAGGCACCGGTGCCCTCCTGCTTGGCGATGGTGGCCCAGCAGTGCAGTGTGTTCTTGTAGATGACCTCGGTGGCCTTGCGACCAGACTGCATC encodes:
- the LOC6617587 gene encoding ADP,ATP carrier protein, whose product is MGDEGGGGGHGKGDLKSFLMDFMMGGVSAAIAKTAVAPIERVKLILQVQEVSKQIAADQRYKGIVDCFVRIPKEQGFSSFWRGNLANVIRYFPTQALNFAFKDVYKSVFLGGVDKHKQFWRHFAGNLASGGAAGATSLCFVYPLDFARTRLAADVGKGGNREFNGLIDCLMKVIKSDGPIGLYRGFIVSVQGIVIYRAAYFGFYDTCRDFLPNPKSTPFYVSWAIAQVVTTVAGIASYPFDTVRRRMMMQSGLKKSEMVYKNTAHCWLVIAKQEGIGAFFKGALSNIIRGTGGALVLALYDEMKKYF
- the LOC6617586 gene encoding uncharacterized protein LOC6617586; protein product: MVETVVNIERTTTTTTNGPPGGANPAVGSDGGFWSAIRLNIDYFRTIPGIIKIVEFVLGIICMALAAPPLASATSFFMFVIVISFIINILLIAAYFLGIREALNVAVNWIFSELITTAVLTLLYFIGFIVQLARWSDATGMGSGSNTAAGVFGLFNFLAYAAGTYFLFLAHRSGATH